One Spiribacter halobius DNA segment encodes these proteins:
- a CDS encoding molybdopterin biosynthesis protein MoeY, translating to MTGDQQAADRLRALLERARWAPSGDNAQPWRFRMHAPDGIEILAADTAEEVLYDYHGGASLLAVGALLETLRLAARASGQDARVETVQRAGHELCVRTRISPTDDPEDPLHAAIERRTTHRRALSPKPISESDRRTLSEALPKGYELIWRLGWGQRGRIARLLWRNAGIRLTTPEAFPVHRDAIEWGARESRDRIPAAAVGMDPLGLALMRWAMRSWRRVDVLNRYFGGTWLPRLQLDLIPALFCGGHFLLLAPSSPVTIDDHLAAGGAVQRLWLQAAAMGIQFQPAYTPIVFHRYVHSGERFTRAERPWRRAQRLAAFLEDEFGTETLPRAVFMGRMGYGQPPQARSIRWPLAELLVD from the coding sequence ATGACCGGCGATCAGCAGGCGGCGGATCGGCTGAGGGCGCTGCTCGAGCGTGCCCGCTGGGCCCCGAGTGGCGACAACGCCCAACCGTGGCGCTTTCGCATGCATGCGCCGGACGGTATCGAGATCCTCGCGGCCGACACCGCGGAGGAGGTGCTGTACGACTATCACGGCGGGGCCAGCCTGCTGGCCGTCGGCGCGCTGCTCGAGACGCTTCGCCTGGCGGCCCGGGCGTCGGGCCAGGACGCCAGGGTGGAAACCGTGCAGCGCGCGGGCCACGAGCTCTGCGTGCGCACCCGGATCTCGCCGACGGATGACCCCGAAGATCCGCTGCATGCGGCCATTGAGAGGCGTACCACGCACCGCCGGGCGCTCAGCCCGAAGCCCATTTCGGAGTCGGACCGTCGCACGCTCTCCGAGGCCCTGCCAAAGGGCTACGAGCTGATCTGGCGGCTGGGGTGGGGGCAGCGGGGGCGCATCGCGAGGCTGCTCTGGCGCAACGCCGGTATCCGCCTGACCACGCCGGAGGCGTTCCCCGTGCACCGGGACGCCATCGAATGGGGCGCGCGGGAGAGCCGGGACCGGATTCCGGCAGCGGCGGTCGGCATGGATCCACTCGGCCTCGCGCTGATGCGCTGGGCAATGCGGAGCTGGCGGCGGGTGGATGTACTTAACCGCTACTTCGGCGGTACGTGGCTGCCGCGCCTCCAGCTCGATCTGATACCGGCGCTCTTCTGTGGCGGGCACTTTCTGCTGCTCGCCCCTTCGTCACCGGTAACCATCGACGACCACCTCGCCGCCGGTGGGGCCGTGCAGCGACTGTGGCTGCAGGCGGCTGCAATGGGGATCCAGTTCCAGCCCGCCTACACGCCCATCGTGTTCCACCGTTACGTGCATAGCGGCGAGAGATTCACTCGTGCGGAGCGACCCTGGCGGCGCGCGCAGCGGCTCGCGGCGTTTCTGGAGGACGAGTTCGGCACCGAAACCTTGCCGCGCGCCGTGTTCATGGGTCGGATGGGCTACGGTCAGCCACCCCAGGCTCGCTCGATCCGCTGGCCACTGGCGGAGCTGCTCGTCGACTGA